The following DNA comes from Balaenoptera ricei isolate mBalRic1 chromosome 7, mBalRic1.hap2, whole genome shotgun sequence.
GTGTTGAGTTACAGCGTGCAGACCGAGAACTTGGAGGAGAGAAGGCGCAGCCCGGACCCCACCTTTTCTTGGGTTTGTAGGAAGGTGGACATGGGCTCATGGAGACGAGGCGAGTGATCTGTTGACCTGTCTGGTGGCTGGAATCGACTGCTCCCGGGGTGACCAAAGGGCAATGTTGAGCAGGGCTTAGCCAGCCAAGCAGGCACGGATGCTTTGCTGTGAAATGCCACGCAGGCAGAGACTGACAAGCGGTAGGAGCTGAGCTCTCCCTTTGGACTGCTGCTTCCTGCTGTGTTCAGGGGAGGGGGCCACTTGCTGCCaactttgctgctgctgctgctattgcTACTACGTCAGCTCCCTCTCCACTCAAGGTAAGCAGGCTCAGAGGGAGGGCAGGCTGCAAGGGAAGCCTTTGTACCATGAACAAGATCCGAAAGTTTTTCCGAGGAAGTGGGAGAGTCCTGGCATTTATATTTGTAGCTTCTGTCATCTGGCTGCTCTTTGACATGGCAGCTCTCCGCCTCTCATTCAGCGAGATCAACACTCGGGTCCTGAAGGAAGACATCATCCGGAGGGAGAGGATAGGGCTCAGAGTTCAGCCCTACCAGGTGAAGAGCCTTGATGGCAGCGTGAAAGAGACGAAGCCCCCCTCGAAGGGACACGGCAAGAGCGTACGGGGCAAAGAGAACTTTAGAAAGACTGAAAAGAGTAAGCTCAAGGTTGAGGATGATCTGGACCAaacccagaaggaaagaaaagtgcaGAATGCCCCCGGAAGGGGCAAGGTTGCACCTTTGTGGCGTCCTGCATATCTGCAGACCCCCCCAGTGACTTTTACCAAGCGGAAGACAAAAGGGCGAGATGTCAGACCTGAAGTTTCCTCGCACGTGATGCCAAAGCAAAAGACAGCCCAGGGGGCTGAGAAAACCCCATTCACAGCAGCAAGGGGAACTCCATTGGCCAAAATATCTGCACACACAGGACCTGTTGGTATAAACCAGGAGGGCCTGAAGAGTCTTAGTCTCAGCAGTGAAACATCAAAACAAGCAGCTGAGAGGAACCCAAATGTGACCATCCGTCTTAATGTTGACAGATCAAAGCAGCAATTCCAGGCAGTAGCAAATGAAAGGACCTACCCTGCCAGCCCACCAGGGCCAAAACCCAGGGAAGCCATAGCCTTAaataaaactgagactcagagcaaAGAACTAAATGCAAATAAACACAAAGCCAGTAAGAACCTTCCCTTTTCCAAGTCCATTGCCAATTCAAGTCGCTTAAAGAAGCAATCTATTAATGAGACACAGTTGGGAGGCTTGCCAAAGGATGATGGAGCCAAAGTGGCTGATGGGAAGAAACTCAATTTGTCTGAAAGCCATGTTGTGATTATAACCAAGGAGGAGGAGCTAAAGACAGACACCAAAGAGGTCCCCAATTCCAAAACCAAAACTATATTTCCTACAGTACTGCGCAAAAGCCAAGAGCAACACATTGCCAGGAAGAGCAGGGAGgcatctttctcttctcttgctctccAGGGAGCAGCAGTGTCTCAAACCAACCAAGCCTTAGCTGGTGGGCTGGGGCCAGCAAGAATCAACTTAACTGCCAAAACCCAGCCTGCACAACTCAACCAAAGTCACAGAAAAGCTCATTCGCCTGAAGATGGTGGAATGCACCGTGTGTTAAGAATTGATGTGACACTTTCTCCAAGGGACCCCAAAGCTCCAGGTCAATTTGGACGTCCGGTAGTTGTTCCCCATGGAAAGGAGAAGGAGGTAGAAagaagatggaaagaaggaaatttcAACGTCTACCTCAGTGATTTGATCCCAGTGGACAGAGCCATTGAAGACACAAGACCTTCTGGGTAAgatccatttttcttctctttcctcagccCCAAGTATTTTGGGTCTTACATAGAGAAGACTTATTTCTAGATAATTCTGTGTGATTTTTGGTCATCTAGAGAATTAGAGCAACAATAATCATTAGGCACAGTTCAAATAGTCACACagaggaaacacagagaaaaattcCGATATCAGCATACCCATTGCACTctctttatacatttatttctctgaGACTTTGGCCCTCATCCCTATTAGCTCATGTTCTGTTCCCTTTTCTGTATTGAAAACCTATCAAAATGATTAGGGGAGCTCAATTCCTAATAAGGTGTATATGAACGGTAGAGCTTAAAATGTAATTCCGTTAAAACAGTGACAATGAAGTGAATTCtcaatttcagaattttttattattagcaAGTTTGTCAGGAGTATATTTGGAAAAGGAGCACAGAGAAGGAGCCTTCTAGGCCTCTCTGGAATCATGTCTTAGCCAGCAGAATTCTGCCTAATCATGAGTAATGGTCACCATAAGTGAAGAAGTGATTCTACTCCTTAGAATTTAATATCCTTTATAGATGAGAATGGTAGATAGTTCAGGAGTTCAGTGATACAGGaataataattttggaaaaagtcAATCAGCCAATAAGTAGCAAACACCCACAGGACATAcaagaatataatattttatatttctagagTTTCACCATTTATGAAGCAACTGCACACAAATCACATGAATTTCACAAGAGCTCTGCAAAGGAGGCAGCAGATATTATGCGTTCAAATCAACAAGTAAGGGCACTCAGAAATTACTTCAGTCTTCCAAGACAGCACAGCTCTGAAGGTGCCCAGTGAGCCTTCataaaccagtttttaaaaaattatattccttTAACTAGAAAGTAGATCACAAATATTTAATCTGATTCAAATATATTTGGTTTCTGGCTGGTTTTGGCCCACTCATAAGTGAGGGTACCTCATAGCCATATGTTCACTACCCATTAACTGATAATACAACTCCATGTATGCCTTGATATGCAATTCCTGAGCCAAACAATGTTTGCCGAGAAGGTGGAATTAGGGAATATCAAGATTCAGATTTAGCACATGTGGTCTGTAAAGAATGCCCTCCTTTggcttctgtaaaaaaaaaaaaaaaaaaaggaaaacaactctTCTCTGTGATGTAGGTATTCAGTGTTACTAAGAGGAAGGCAGATATAGATGTGCCTGTATTCATACTGGTGAGAGGGGCCTCTTCATTGGGATGTTAGCCATTTTCAGCTCTTAGCCATTGGCAGATGGCTATTGGCCATGCACTAATCACCTGTTTAGGCCAAGCACTCTGCCATTCATGTTCCTCACCCTGGTGAAACTCACAACCTTGAGGAGAACACAAATATACCCAaagtaaagatgaagaaactgaggccctgggaaGTTATATTGTCTGTGGTCATAGAGCTAGCAATTatagagaaattaataaaatccATGCTCAAAATTATGTTGTGCTGTTGATCACCCATATCTTACTAATCACTACCAAAATGATCCCAAAAATTATGCTGGACCAGCTCTGATCTGAAATCCTGTATATCACATATcacatatatcacatatatttatGATATATCACTATATTACTGCACATATACACTATGTATGGCATATCCAAATATGCCAGTATAGGGCGTATACTATATATGCCATACTATGTATGGCATATTACTATACATATCCTATATAGTGTATACTATATGGCCATATACTATACATGCCAACTTTGAACACAAAACACCGGAGAATGAAGTAGGAAAGTAGCTGTATTTTAACATCCCTTCTGTGGCCTGGCAGATGGCTATGGAGCTTGGGGAAAGATCAGACACTGCACAGAAGCCCAGGCTGCAATTCCAAACCAGAGAAAGGACAGTTGTGTGAGGGCCAAAAGCAAGTAATAATGATGTTATCGTCCATGTGATTTATTGAAGGCTTTGGTCTGTGGAAGTTAAGGGTTGCTGCCCAGGGAAGTCATAGTCAGGCTCTGTCTTCTGAAGGAGGCTGTCCCGACAGTAGGAGAAAGTGAGTGACACGTGTGCTTGAGAGGATGAGTCAGACAGCATGTGGCCAGGTCCCTCCCTCTTATCACACAACCCACCTTGGCTAAATATAGGTGCTCTTGGCAAGGTGCCTACCTGATGCTCTACTCTTCCAACAGGATGGAGGTGACAGTTTTAAGCCGGCAGGGATCCTGTGTATGGAACCCCTTTTGGGCCATTCTTACAGGgaagagaataaattatttttcttttcttttacccaAACACTCTGACTACAAGTATGTGCAAATTATGTATTCATATGGATAAAGTttggaagaaaatacaaatgaaaagcaTTTGATTCATCAGGTTGGCATGATTTAAAGTTTTcttactttgattttatttttttcagctttgctCAAAAGGTATATGAGATGCTTGTAAGAACATACACAATAAGATTttttgagataataaattttaCAAGTCAGCATGGGGGAAATTGTCatagaatattataaaaatgtgtgtgtgtgcacgtgcatgtaagagagagaggcaaaaagaaaaagaaagaaagagagaaagaaagaaagaaagaaagaaagaaagaaagaaagaaagggagagagaaagaatctaTTAGAATGCCGAAGGACTGGCCTTAAATTTAGCTATGGTAGCAACACACTGGAACCtttaaattttaagagttctGGGAAATATCTCCCTTACTGCTTCTTTCATTTCCCCCAAATCCACGTTATGGATTGATTAACACAGTATAACTGACATATCATAACTGGCTATTGAATATACATTGAACCAAaacaaggataaaaaccataaatTTGCTAGTATGTTTGTTTAAATTTAGGTCCCCTCAGTAAAGATAATAAGTAGTTAATAGTTCTTAAGGATGATGATTTAACCGATATGCTAGGATGAGGTTGACattgagaaggagaagagagaagcagcATTCCCAGGACAATTTCACTTGCTCTTGTTCTAAAATCAGACTCTCTTTTCCAAAActgctcttctctccttttctcctgagTCCCAAAGAACCATTTCTGAGATGTTGAGATATAGTCATGGCCTTTTCCAAAAGCACAAAAACTCCTTTCTGTCATTAGCATTATTCTCACTGTCCTTTTCAGTGCCACCCTGATTTCTGACCCTGGCTGTGGGGCTATCGCTTGCTGCATGTGACATGCTCGCTAATGTGGGCCTTCAGCATAAGGATAGTTAGTCTTATTATCTTTCTCTACTCATCACGTTCGTTACCATCCACTGATATTTTTCTTAACTGGTCCCTTCCCACGGCTTCACCCTATCCTCACCTTTCACAGTCCTCACCATTTCTCCTAGAACTTCTTAACCTGACACTGCTCGAAATCTAATTGTATCTTACCTCCATCTAGACCATGATTTGACTGCGACCTCTAAATTCCAATGACCATTAATGCACTCTCCTGGTTACTGAAACACTCCTTGCTGTGTGCCCTTCACTAACCGTGGCCTTGAGAATCTGTTTCAACTTCTCAGTGAAATTCTGATCTTAGGAAGGAAACTctgtcttttactttattttgtatccatttagcactGAGCAGGTGCTGTGCACTCAAAAGATACAAGTTTACACAATATGGTTTTAAAGATAAGATTCTCTgaaatgatttttgaatattgatactatttaaaaaaaaataaatgatagataACTATTCAAATTAGGCTTGCGAGAAGtcattttacaaattaataatgacttcctaatttttcattttgaatatatgGAATATGTTAGTGTCTCGTTGAAGGTAAATACATCCTATTCTAACACTATTGTCTATTCATTAATTCgtgttcattcattaattcatatttttgttgttgcttggtTTGTCATTTTAATGTTTTGACTTTCAATGGATGAAAATCTCCTTATCTTATTTATGAGAATGTTTTATGccagtaaataaaatacaatttcattTTGCTTAGAATTTTTGCCTATATAATATGCTTCAGATAAAATACTGTTTTGACGTTATTTCAAATTTCCATATTTAACCCTTTCTTTATAAAAAGCTAACCCTTGCAGTTCTTACTATTAATTATTGAAGTTTGTTTTAGCCAGCAATAATCAATACATACACACAGGCTTTGGTGAAACATGGTCCTATCTACTGGAAATGCAGGGCAATTCTACTTAGAGAAGTCTGTCCTGGGGCCTGCAGCTAGAGTGAAGATGTAACttcaaaaatgaacttattttaagAGTGCACTTCCTGAATCTGCATTTAGAGAAAAATGACTCAAAGACATGTTTGCTGCCAACATTTAGTTTTTTAGAGGACAGTAAGAATTACAGCATGCTCTTCTAGCACTGCTGCATCATCACGATGTTAgccaattgtttattttaatgCTTTGCTTTTCCTACGGTACTCTGGCAAGCCCCTCAATAAAGCAACAAGAATGGGCCTATTCTCTTAGCCCAGAGCTGGGACTGTCAACCAATCATTTGATTCCTTCCTACACAGCTAAAGAGAGTTTTCTTTTGGCACATACGAAAAGCAAAAGATAGCACCGTGCGTTTGCCACAAACCAGTCCAATTtactgaggagaaagaaaaaccttTCTAGAACATAAATTTCCACCTCTCCCCTACTCTCCCAATCCTAGTGAGGTCAAAAACCACAACTAATGAATTACTGAAAGTAAACTGACCACATAGCCTTTCAAACTTCATGCTTCTAAATGTGTGTATCAGgctgagagaaaagagaaactttaCTGTTATGTGAAGTTCAATGTCCTTAGTTTTACATAAGATTAGTATTTTAATTGGTGAGATGAGATAGCTTTTGTGACTAATAGTGATAGGAGAACATTATCTAAAATTGACTGGAAAAGCTCTGAGACCTCCCTGAGAAACCAAACAagggcaggggaaaaaaaaaaaatctcacaagatggatttaaaagggttatttcctgctttctcttCCATGAGTGTACACAAAGCAATGTTGCTtttgaattgtgtgtgtgtttgtgtacatgtCCATGCTCATTAGTGTGTTCGTGTGCGTTAGAGCACAGTGTGCTATTTCACTAAAAAGTTGTATCAGGAAGCTGGAAATATAACGCAACTTTGTTTAAAGGGTGCAGGCTAGACCATAACAAGACAAAGGTTAAATGTGGCCAAAAGATGACTATAgagctttttacatttttacttatcacactctccccacaactaggggaATGATAAGGAGAGAGACGATCAGAGGATATAAAACACGCTTCTGCTACTGattcaaagagaagaaaacagtgCCTAATTAATGTAAAACTGAGAAATGTTAAAGCAAATCCATGACTTTGTCTCCTAAATACTGCCAGAGACCTAGAAATATTTATGCGAGAGAGGAATTAATGAATGTAGAAATTCAAACCTGTGTACACTTCTCTTTTTACACACCTCATCCAGGGCCCAGTTTAACCATCCCAAAATTATTTATCAAATTCTTGTGGTGATATTGCCCCGAGTACTCTTGTCCCAGAAAATAACTCCCTGTTGGGCTGTTCTGGGCGACCCATTCAGAGCAGAGCCTCTCAAGAAGGGAACATTTTTTGCTCAAGGCTCAGAAAATAGGGGAAAAATAACAATGTTTGTTTAGAagctctgttttgttgtttgctttcagAATAAACGGAGCTTTTTAGAGTCTcctctatgtttaaaaaaaaaatctacattattCTAAACtaaaatatcttctaaattgGCCCCGCTTCTAAAACGTTGGTGTACGGGTATGTGTGAGAAGGGTCAATGCAGAGAAACTGAGTACAGTATTTCAAAAGGCCTTTACGACTTGCCTTCTCATTTGTTCCTTAAAATTATTCTTCAAGGCAGGTACTGTCGCTGTCCCAGCTTCACCTGTAGAGAAGCTGAGACTTAGAGAGGAAGCTGAGGTTTCAGAT
Coding sequences within:
- the GALNT5 gene encoding polypeptide N-acetylgalactosaminyltransferase 5, with the protein product MNKIRKFFRGSGRVLAFIFVASVIWLLFDMAALRLSFSEINTRVLKEDIIRRERIGLRVQPYQVKSLDGSVKETKPPSKGHGKSVRGKENFRKTEKSKLKVEDDLDQTQKERKVQNAPGRGKVAPLWRPAYLQTPPVTFTKRKTKGRDVRPEVSSHVMPKQKTAQGAEKTPFTAARGTPLAKISAHTGPVGINQEGLKSLSLSSETSKQAAERNPNVTIRLNVDRSKQQFQAVANERTYPASPPGPKPREAIALNKTETQSKELNANKHKASKNLPFSKSIANSSRLKKQSINETQLGGLPKDDGAKVADGKKLNLSESHVVIITKEEELKTDTKEVPNSKTKTIFPTVLRKSQEQHIARKSREASFSSLALQGAAVSQTNQALAGGLGPARINLTAKTQPAQLNQSHRKAHSPEDGGMHRVLRIDVTLSPRDPKAPGQFGRPVVVPHGKEKEVERRWKEGNFNVYLSDLIPVDRAIEDTRPSGCAEQLVHNNLPTTSVIMCFVDEVWSTLLRSVHSVLNRSPPHLIKEILLVDDFSTKDYLKDNLDKYMSQFPKVRILHLKERHGLIRARLAGAQNATGDVLTFLDSHVECNVGWLEPLLERVYLSRKKVACPVIEVINDKDMSYMTVDNFQRGIFVWPMNFGWRTIPPDIVARNKIKETDIIRCPVMAGGLFSIDKNYFFELGTYDPGLDVWGGENMELSFKVWMCGGEIEIIPCSRVGHIFRNDNPYSFPKDRMKTVERNLVRVAEVWLDEYRELFYGHGDHLIDQGLDVGNLTQQRELRKKLKCKSFKWYLENVFPDLKAPIVRASGVLINEALGKCISIKNTTAILEDCDGSSKLQQFNYTWLRLIKQGEWCLAPFPDNGALRLHPCDNRNKGLKWLHKSTSVFHPELVNHIVFGNYHQLLCLEGNFSQKTLKVAACDPVKPYQKWKFEKYYED